Proteins from one Candidatus Zixiibacteriota bacterium genomic window:
- the xseA gene encoding exodeoxyribonuclease VII large subunit — MPTTSYEPGLPLTERGGRHIVTVSELAQAVKRTLDGQLGALWVVGEISNFRIPPSGHFYFTLKDDRSQIAAVMFRRPGNGPGFEPENGMEVLCFGRVSLYTVRGDLQFYVDVIEPRGYGALYAAFEQLKKRLAAEGLFAPERKRPLPFLPVSIGIVTSEKGAALRDMLRVIDDRFPDRRIVVRPVRVQGDGAAAEIAAAIRELGAHGGVDVMIVGRGGGSVEDLWAFNEEIVARAIAASPVPVVSAVGHEIDFTIADFVADLRAPTPTAAAQMVIPRRADLAERLGALEIQLLRCMRAEVAAARERCDALARRLSDPGRKLRENQQRLDEAALDLVRSFRERLRRSRERLAHAAGRLDALSPLAVLQRGYAIAHRLPEERIIKDSASLSRGDLLRVRLARGEALCRVEESK, encoded by the coding sequence ATGCCGACGACGAGTTACGAACCGGGGCTCCCGCTGACGGAGAGGGGAGGCCGGCACATCGTTACCGTGAGCGAGCTCGCCCAGGCGGTCAAGCGCACCCTTGACGGCCAGCTCGGCGCCCTCTGGGTGGTCGGCGAGATTTCGAACTTCCGGATCCCGCCTTCCGGCCATTTCTACTTCACCCTCAAAGACGACAGGAGCCAGATCGCCGCGGTGATGTTCCGGCGTCCGGGAAACGGGCCCGGATTCGAGCCCGAAAACGGCATGGAAGTGCTTTGCTTCGGGCGGGTGAGTCTTTATACGGTTCGCGGGGACCTTCAGTTCTATGTCGACGTCATCGAGCCCCGCGGCTACGGCGCGCTCTACGCCGCCTTCGAGCAGCTCAAGAAAAGGCTCGCGGCCGAAGGGCTTTTTGCTCCGGAGCGCAAGCGACCCCTGCCGTTCCTGCCCGTTTCCATCGGCATCGTGACTTCCGAAAAGGGCGCGGCGCTGCGCGACATGCTCCGCGTCATCGACGATCGGTTTCCGGACCGCAGAATCGTGGTGCGGCCGGTCAGGGTCCAGGGAGACGGTGCCGCGGCTGAGATCGCCGCCGCGATTCGGGAGCTCGGGGCGCACGGCGGCGTCGACGTGATGATCGTGGGGCGGGGAGGGGGCTCGGTCGAGGATCTCTGGGCTTTCAACGAAGAGATCGTCGCGCGGGCGATCGCCGCCTCTCCGGTGCCCGTGGTCTCGGCCGTTGGCCACGAGATCGATTTCACGATCGCCGATTTCGTCGCCGACCTGCGCGCTCCCACGCCTACGGCGGCGGCGCAGATGGTGATCCCCCGCCGCGCGGACCTCGCGGAGCGGCTGGGGGCTCTGGAGATCCAGCTGCTGCGCTGCATGCGCGCCGAGGTGGCGGCGGCGCGGGAGCGCTGCGACGCCCTGGCGCGCCGCCTGAGCGACCCGGGGCGAAAGCTCAGGGAAAACCAGCAACGGCTCGACGAGGCGGCGCTGGACCTCGTCCGCAGCTTTCGGGAACGCTTGCGGCGCAGCCGGGAGCGGCTGGCGCACGCAGCCGGGCGGCTGGATGCGCTGAGCCCGCTGGCGGTCCTCCAGCGCGGCTACGCCATCGCTCACCGGCTTCCGGAAGAGCGGATCATAAAGGACAGCGCGTCGCTGAGCCGGGGCGATCTCCTCCGCGTGCGCCTGGCTCGGGGCGAGGCGCTCTGCCGGGTCGAGGAGAGCAAGTGA
- a CDS encoding M23 family metallopeptidase, with amino-acid sequence MGRLRRAGWLVALAAVPCFAAEPKLAVVKKTEVFQGGIVEIEAAADGLTAIEGRFGKEKIGLYPTGAGKFGAVLGIDLEAEPGPARIWLKAVGRSGSEREATLSFKVKARAFATESFSVAQDHEPVGPEAMERIRAEQEQFARVFAASIPHRLWEGTFIRPVAGEVRSPFGLRRIVNGIARAPHAGADLRAPQGTQVLASNHGRVVLVGDFFFSGKSMVLDHGAGVFTMYFHLSEFLAQQGAAVRKGDPIALSGMTGRVTGPHLHWGARIYNARIDPFELIEKIGAERGEAASANRE; translated from the coding sequence ATGGGCCGCCTGCGCCGCGCCGGCTGGCTGGTCGCCCTCGCTGCCGTGCCCTGCTTTGCCGCGGAGCCGAAGCTCGCGGTCGTAAAGAAGACCGAGGTGTTCCAGGGCGGGATCGTCGAAATCGAAGCCGCGGCCGACGGCCTGACGGCGATCGAAGGGCGATTCGGGAAGGAAAAGATCGGCCTTTATCCGACGGGGGCGGGAAAGTTCGGCGCCGTCCTGGGGATCGATCTCGAGGCCGAACCGGGCCCGGCCAGGATCTGGTTGAAAGCGGTCGGGCGGTCCGGCTCCGAGCGCGAAGCTACGCTGTCGTTCAAGGTCAAGGCGAGGGCATTTGCGACGGAGTCGTTTTCGGTCGCCCAGGATCACGAGCCGGTCGGCCCGGAAGCGATGGAGCGGATCCGCGCCGAGCAGGAGCAGTTCGCGCGCGTGTTCGCAGCGTCCATCCCGCACCGGCTCTGGGAGGGAACGTTCATCAGACCCGTTGCCGGCGAGGTGCGTTCACCGTTCGGCCTGCGTCGGATCGTCAACGGGATCGCGCGAGCACCCCACGCGGGGGCCGATTTGCGCGCTCCGCAGGGCACGCAAGTCCTGGCGTCAAATCACGGCCGGGTGGTTCTGGTCGGGGACTTCTTCTTCAGCGGCAAAAGCATGGTGCTTGATCACGGCGCCGGCGTGTTCACGATGTACTTTCATCTTTCCGAGTTCCTGGCGCAGCAGGGAGCAGCGGTGCGCAAAGGCGACCCGATCGCTCTTTCGGGAATGACCGGCCGGGTGACCGGGCCTCATCTGCACTGGGGAGCCAGGATTTATAACGCGAGAATCGACCCGTTCGAGCTGATCGAGAAGATCGGGGCGGAAAGGGGCGAGGCTGCGTCCGCGAACAGGGAGTGA
- a CDS encoding exodeoxyribonuclease VII small subunit, whose product MAAKDRNEDRFEAALEELERVVEQLESGDLPLEEALAVFERGVALVKRCSQKLVEVEKRIELLVKDKEGRLQLRSFEPGSSPGDEQ is encoded by the coding sequence ATGGCGGCAAAGGATCGAAACGAGGACAGGTTCGAGGCCGCGCTGGAAGAGCTCGAGCGGGTCGTCGAACAGCTGGAGTCCGGGGACCTTCCGCTGGAAGAGGCGCTGGCCGTTTTCGAAAGAGGCGTGGCGCTGGTGAAGCGTTGCAGCCAGAAGCTCGTGGAGGTCGAAAAGAGGATCGAGCTGCTGGTGAAGGACAAAGAGGGGCGGTTGCAGCTCAGGAGCTTCGAGCCGGGAAGTTCTCCGGGGGACGAGCAATGA
- a CDS encoding farnesyl diphosphate synthase, translating to MNHPNHLDLEDYLRTRKAWVDRALSRWLKEYPGHTHAVWKAMRYGLFPGGKRIRPILTLATGELFGARPKVLLPFACAVEMIHAYSIIHDDLPALDDDDIRRGEPAAHKVFGEGVALLAGDGLLTAAFHILSSPEVRRALPPELVLNLIHELGHAAGVAGLVGGQAFDLEAENREVDLATVEWIHVRKTGALILASVRLGAQVAMARGADLRRVSRFGEYLGLAFQIADDIVDAGGQGGAAGKRLESGRTERKKATYPSVVGIAQAKERLRELLRNCIRELEPFGEAAAALRGIARRIVEPAVQ from the coding sequence TTGAACCATCCGAATCATCTCGATCTCGAGGACTATCTGCGGACGCGCAAGGCATGGGTGGATCGCGCCCTCTCCCGGTGGCTGAAAGAGTATCCGGGGCATACCCACGCGGTCTGGAAAGCGATGCGCTACGGGCTGTTTCCGGGGGGCAAGAGGATCCGGCCGATTCTCACGCTGGCTACGGGGGAGCTCTTCGGAGCGCGGCCGAAGGTCCTGCTTCCGTTCGCGTGCGCTGTGGAAATGATCCACGCTTATTCGATCATTCACGACGATCTGCCCGCGCTGGACGACGACGACATCCGGCGCGGGGAGCCGGCGGCCCATAAGGTATTCGGCGAGGGGGTGGCGCTGCTTGCCGGCGATGGCTTGTTGACCGCCGCGTTCCATATTTTGTCCTCCCCTGAAGTGCGGCGGGCGCTGCCACCCGAGCTGGTGCTCAACTTAATTCACGAGCTGGGGCATGCTGCAGGGGTGGCGGGGTTGGTCGGGGGGCAGGCGTTCGATCTCGAGGCGGAAAACCGGGAGGTCGATCTTGCGACCGTGGAATGGATCCATGTGCGCAAGACCGGCGCCTTGATCCTGGCTTCGGTGCGGCTCGGGGCACAGGTCGCGATGGCCAGGGGAGCCGACCTGCGGCGCGTCTCGCGCTTCGGCGAATATCTCGGGCTCGCTTTTCAGATCGCGGACGACATCGTGGACGCAGGCGGGCAGGGGGGGGCGGCGGGCAAGCGCCTCGAGTCGGGCCGCACCGAGCGCAAGAAGGCCACGTATCCCTCCGTCGTGGGCATCGCCCAGGCGAAGGAGCGGCTGCGCGAGCTCTTGCGCAACTGCATTCGCGAGCTGGAACCGTTCGGCGAAGCGGCAGCGGCGCTGCGCGGCATCGCCCGCCGGATCGTCGAGCCGGCCGTTCAGTAG
- the dxs gene encoding 1-deoxy-D-xylulose-5-phosphate synthase: protein MARLIDGIECPGDIRKLTVEELKQLAQEIREEVISVVSEVGGHFASTLGAVELTLALHYVFNTPEDRIVWDTGHQAYAHKLICGRRDRLMTIRQLGGISGFLSREESEYDVFGAGHAGTSISAALGMVEAKTLAKASRKVVSVISDGCLSAGLTFEGLNQAGHLDKDLIVVLNDNAIFIDPRVGAVSSFLSRQFTTALGMRLQKNLSALLRTLPRGEELFQLARKIKDSFIGLVTPGFLFEALGLQYVGPIDGHNIAEMVTTLENVKRLDRPVLVHVLTKKGKGYPPAEADPVRFHSVTPFHVLTGKSKKEKGPVPSYTEVFARALTRIAAENPKVVAITAAMGSGTGIDKFSREIPGRSYDVGIAEQHAVTFAAGLATEGLIPVVAIYSTFLQRGYDQILHDVCLQNLHVVFALDRGGLVGADGPTHHGVFDFAYMRSIPNIVVMAPKDENELQHMLRTAVDHPGPISLRYPRGEGWGVELESELKRLPIGEAEVLREGRDLVLVGVGHTVIPALRAAQDLAALNIETTVVNARFVKPLDVGLYRDLFARVPYVITVEDHVLAGGFGSAIAELLVDEGMTDVCLKRLGIPDRFVPQGTQDELRKLCGFDKDAITQAALQLVRRRKKRTREGWERGSA from the coding sequence ATGGCACGTTTGATCGACGGCATCGAGTGTCCGGGTGACATCCGGAAGCTTACGGTCGAAGAGCTCAAGCAACTCGCCCAGGAAATCCGCGAGGAAGTGATCTCGGTGGTGTCGGAGGTCGGCGGACATTTCGCGTCGACACTCGGCGCGGTCGAGCTGACGCTGGCGCTCCACTACGTCTTCAACACGCCCGAGGATCGCATCGTCTGGGACACCGGCCACCAGGCTTACGCCCACAAGCTGATCTGCGGCCGGCGCGACCGGCTGATGACGATCCGGCAGCTCGGCGGAATCAGCGGTTTCCTCAGCCGGGAGGAGAGCGAGTACGACGTCTTCGGCGCCGGCCACGCCGGCACGTCGATCTCGGCCGCTCTCGGGATGGTCGAGGCAAAGACCCTGGCGAAAGCTTCCCGCAAGGTCGTTTCGGTCATCAGCGACGGCTGCCTGAGCGCCGGCCTCACGTTCGAGGGGCTCAACCAGGCCGGTCACCTCGACAAGGACCTGATCGTCGTGCTCAATGACAACGCGATCTTCATCGATCCGCGGGTGGGTGCGGTGTCGTCCTTCCTGAGCCGGCAATTCACCACCGCGCTCGGCATGCGACTCCAGAAGAACCTCTCCGCGCTGCTGCGCACCCTGCCCAGGGGCGAGGAGCTGTTCCAGCTCGCGCGCAAGATCAAGGATTCGTTCATCGGCCTGGTCACGCCCGGCTTTTTGTTCGAAGCGCTGGGACTCCAGTACGTGGGTCCGATCGACGGCCATAACATCGCGGAGATGGTGACCACGCTGGAAAACGTCAAGCGACTGGACCGGCCGGTCCTGGTCCACGTGCTGACCAAGAAGGGGAAAGGGTATCCGCCGGCCGAGGCCGATCCGGTGCGTTTTCACAGCGTCACTCCGTTTCACGTGCTCACCGGCAAGTCGAAAAAGGAAAAGGGGCCGGTGCCGTCGTACACCGAGGTGTTCGCCCGCGCGCTGACACGGATCGCCGCCGAAAACCCCAAGGTCGTCGCGATCACGGCGGCCATGGGAAGCGGCACCGGCATCGACAAGTTCTCGCGCGAGATTCCCGGCCGTTCCTACGACGTCGGCATCGCGGAGCAGCACGCCGTGACGTTCGCCGCCGGGCTGGCGACCGAGGGATTGATCCCGGTGGTGGCGATCTACTCCACCTTTCTGCAGCGGGGCTACGATCAGATCCTGCACGACGTCTGCCTGCAGAACCTCCACGTGGTGTTCGCGCTGGATCGGGGCGGCCTGGTCGGGGCGGACGGCCCGACACACCACGGAGTTTTCGATTTCGCCTATATGCGGTCCATTCCGAATATCGTCGTCATGGCGCCCAAAGACGAGAACGAGCTGCAACACATGCTGCGCACGGCGGTCGACCATCCCGGGCCGATCTCGCTCCGCTACCCGCGCGGCGAGGGCTGGGGGGTCGAGCTGGAGAGCGAGCTCAAGAGACTGCCGATCGGCGAAGCGGAGGTGCTGCGCGAGGGGCGGGACCTCGTCCTGGTGGGCGTTGGCCACACCGTGATTCCGGCCCTGCGCGCCGCTCAGGACCTCGCGGCGCTCAACATCGAGACGACCGTCGTCAACGCGCGCTTCGTCAAGCCCCTGGACGTCGGGCTCTATCGGGACCTGTTCGCGCGCGTGCCGTACGTGATCACCGTCGAAGATCATGTCCTCGCGGGGGGATTCGGCAGCGCGATTGCCGAGCTGCTCGTCGACGAGGGAATGACCGACGTGTGTCTGAAGCGGCTCGGGATTCCCGACCGCTTCGTTCCCCAAGGCACTCAGGACGAGCTCAGGAAGTTGTGCGGCTTCGACAAAGACGCCATCACTCAGGCGGCGTTGCAGCTGGTGCGGCGGAGGAAGAAGCGGACCCGCGAGGGATGGGAACGAGGGAGCGCCTAG